GGTCTTGGCGATCGGTCTTTCTCAAACGCCCAAGATACGCATCTTTCCCATTAAGGTGGTTCAACGAGAATTTCGCGTAACCCTCATCACTAAGCTGATAGAAACCGCTCTGAGAAAGAATACGCACATACGCTTTCAAGCCAAGTTCAGTCGCCTTCTGCTCTACCGCTTTGATCACCTGCATGAAGTCACGACACTTCAGTACTTGATCTTGCAGTGCCATAAACTCATAAAAGGTTTTATCGTTATTGGCTGCCAGTGACATTAAGCTGGTGATCTCTTCTTCAAGCTCTTCAATGCGCTGTCGCTGACGCTTCAACTGCACTTCGACCAAAGAGACAGCACCCTGCTCTACATTGTTAATCGCCAAGCGATCCACCAGCTCTTTCCTATCTTGGAAGAAATCTGGGTTATCACGCAAATATTCAGCAACCACTTCTGCCGTTAGCGCATCGGCTTCTACGTAAGACAAAACCTATCCTTATTTATTATTCATGGTGATCAGCAAGAGAGCTGA
The Vibrio pelagius genome window above contains:
- a CDS encoding DUF484 family protein; the encoded protein is MSYVEADALTAEVVAEYLRDNPDFFQDRKELVDRLAINNVEQGAVSLVEVQLKRQRQRIEELEEEITSLMSLAANNDKTFYEFMALQDQVLKCRDFMQVIKAVEQKATELGLKAYVRILSQSGFYQLSDEGYAKFSLNHLNGKDAYLGRLRKTDRQDLFGEQSAPELGSYVVLPLAKQSPIGLLAFSSEDGGHFQPYMDTLFLRHLALVVAHMAETLPWQIDNEPRAQHTSSQ